TCCTATGCTTATCAACGAAATTCAACAACAGTTGAGCAAAAGCGCTTAGCTATTTCGGAGTGCGATGGTTTTTGCGAACATTCCTTGACACTATCGTCGTTTTTAAGATATTCTATTATTTTCTATAAATTCCTTCGCATTTGCAAAAATAGTAGCTTAAAGAACTGTATACTTCTAGAAAAACTGAGAAGACTAAGAGCAGACGACAGAATTGAAGACAGAAACCAGGAGCATTTATTCGATTTAAACAAAAAAAGACAGCCTGGAAGCGTAGTTCCAAAGGCTGCAATCAAGTTTCCTATTCTAACGCAAATCAACCTGCATTGAGAAAAATTTAAATTCCTACGTAAACTAGGCATAGTAACAATCAAAAAAATTACTGACTGAAAGGCTGGCTACTATCACAATCTGCAGCGCTTTCCTCCTTATTGGGTTGCCTCTTATGAGTCCTCTTCTACCAAGACCACCCCTTTAAGGTCTGCCTGGTTCCCGCCTGGCGCTTTGAGCGATTCAACATATCGCTTGTATTGAAGATAACGCAATAGATGCCCATTATTAGGCGAATCATAATGATTAAAACTAAAGCTTGTAAACTTGCTTACAAAGCTTTTTTCAGCGTTAATTTGACTGATAACCCGTGAAATAGGCGCCGACAAAAAATCGGGGGTAAACGTCTCTAAATCACTCCATAATTCGGTTTGCGGCCTAGCTTCGGTTATCTTCTTTTTCAAGGGCGGCAACCAGGTTGCAATGGTTGCCGCAGAACCATATTCACCGCCAAACCCGTCCTGCAGCGCAATGACATCAATGGGCGCTGTCTTTAACACTTTGCCCCACATAGCCGCGTAACCATCCGCATCCAAGCCGCTGCCCGGCGCAAAATAAGGAGCAATCATCACAGGCTTCCCTGTGATACGGTGAACTTCTTCGGCAATTTCTTTATAAGCCATGGCAATTCGCTCTTGCTTAGCGCTATTTTGAAAATGAACATTCTCCACTTCCAGCCAGATATAAAAGCCAGCAACCGCATCATCGTAGCTACCTCCGTAACGCTGCCACAATTCCTGTACTATTTTTTTATTAAGGCCAACCTCATTTGCTAACCATTTTTCATCATTTGC
This DNA window, taken from Anaeromusa acidaminophila DSM 3853, encodes the following:
- a CDS encoding DUF4434 domain-containing protein: MFLANGAVLASSAEKLDSIGVNKGNTQILAGSFFQPSLVTNWTESDFAAEYEAMKKVSMDHIIWQWTVDTKEKKACYPTVLSGYTQIFREDKVKISLEQARRKGIKVWLGLAANDDWFRYYANDEKWLANEVGLNKKIVQELWQRYGGSYDDAVAGFYIWLEVENVHFQNSAKQERIAMAYKEIAEEVHRITGKPVMIAPYFAPGSGLDADGYAAMWGKVLKTAPIDVIALQDGFGGEYGSAATIATWLPPLKKKITEARPQTELWSDLETFTPDFLSAPISRVISQINAEKSFVSKFTSFSFNHYDSPNNGHLLRYLQYKRYVESLKAPGGNQADLKGVVLVEEDS